The window TTAGTTAATTGATCTTCCACGGATTGATCAACTTTACGACCAACCATTGCCCCGACACTTTGAATAAGTGCACGAACTTGTTTTTCGTTTTTTAAATCCATTTCTGTTGCTTGATCCGCAATATTAAAAAGCTCTGCCTGATTCACATTTACATCTTTCCCAAATCGTCCAAAAAGATTATCAAACATAATTAAAACCTCCTCATATCTCATGTTCAATATAACATATGATAAGAGGAGGTATTTTGTACCATTTAGGCAAATAATTTATTATTTTTGTCTATAAAGAAGCTAAAATGTATGTTTAACTTCTAACCTATTCATTTCATATCTTGTTGGATTAGCGTCCAATTCCTTCGATTTATCAATAACTCTCATCTATAATAAAAGTCTTTTTTTGACCGATTTCATCGAATAAACAGATAATGTTTAAGTTTATATTAATAGAACTCAGGTTTCATATCACGCATCATTAATTGTGCAATAGCATCACGAGGATCTAATTTATTGAAAATAACTCCATAAACTGTTTCGACGATTGGCATTTCAATTTGTAAGCTTTGTATCATTTCATACGTTGCTTGGCAAGTTCGAACACCTTCAACAACCATGGTCATACTATCAATGGCTTCTTGAAGATCTGAACCACTTCCGATTTTATAACCAGCTTGCCAGTTACGGCTATGAACAGATGTACACGTTACAATTAAATCACCTAAACCACTTAATCCACTAAACGTTTCTTCTTTAGCACCTACTGCTGTTCCTAAACGTTTAATTTCGACAAGACCACGTGTGATTAATGCCGCCTTTGCATTATCACCGTAACCCAGTCCAGCAATAATACCCGCTGCAAGCGCAATAACATTTTTAATCGATCCACCAATTTCAACACCGATTAAATCATCCACACGATAAACACGGAAATATTGATTATTAAACATCTCTTGAATAATGTTTGCTTTTTCTGCTACCGTTGACGCACATGTCACAGTTGTTACAGCACGTTCAATCACTTCTTCAGCATGAGATGGCCCTGTTAATGCAACAAATGCCTCTAAATAATTAGGATCAATTTCTTCTTTAACAATTTCAGATACACGCTTATGTGTTCCAGGTTCAATTCCTTTACTAGCATTAATAATCATCACTTGATGATCTAACTCTTGATTGATTGACTTTAAAACATCGCGCATTACTTTAGTAGGAACAGAAAGTAAAATAAGTTGCGCCTCTTTTAACGCTTCTTTTAAATTTGTTGTCGCTACTAATGATGACGGTAACGTTATGTCAGCAAAAAAACGTGAATTTTGATGATTTTGATTAATATCATTTACTACATCTTGATTTAAATCATATAACGTCACATTATTTTTATTATCACATAAAACTTGTGCTAACGCCGTTCCCCAACTTCCAGCACCGATAACGGTTATATTCTTAGTCATTATAAATCCTCCTCATTAACCTATGATTAATCACGGTTTCTTGCAATAATATGAATTGGTGTTCCCTCAAATCCAAAGGCTTGACGTAAACAGTTTTCTAAGTAACGTTTGTATGAGAAGTGTAATAATTCTGGATCATTAACAAAGATAACAAATGTTGGTGGTTGTGTTGAAACTTGTGTTGCGTAATAAACACGTAAACGTTGTCCATTATGAGTTGGTGTCGGATTCATTGCTACTGCATCCATAATGACATCATTTAAGACGTGAGTGACTACTCGTTTCTTATGATTTTCTGCTGCTAAATTTAACGGTTCAAATAATGTATGTAAACGGCGTTTTGTTAAGGCAGATAAGAAAACAATTGGTGCATAATCTAAGAACGCCATATCCGTACGAATTAAGTCTTCCCATTCTTTCATTGTTTTGTCTGTTTTTTCAATAGCATCCCATTTGTTAACCACAATAACAACCGCTTTTCCAGCTTCGTGAGCATATCCTGCGACACGCTTATCTTGCTCGATTAATCCTTTGGCAGCATCAATAACAATTAAACACACGTCACTACGATCAATCGCACTTAAAGCACGAAGAACACTATACTTTTCAGTTGTTTCATACACCTTACCACGTTTACGCATTCCGGCCGTATCGATGACAACATATTTTTGTCCATCTTTTGTAAACTCTGTATCGATTGCATCGCGTGTTGTTCCTGCGATATCACTAACGATGACACGTTCTTCACCTAAAATAGCATTTGTTAACGATGACTTACCAACATTTGGTCGTCCAATTAAACAGAATTTTGTTACATCTTCATCATATTCCATTCCCTTTTTCTCAGGCATGTTTAACACGATTTGATCTAACATATCTCCAAATCCAATACCATGCACCGCTGATGTTGCAATTGGATCACCTAAACCTAATGAATAAAACTCATAGATTTGCTCTTTAAAGTTCACATCATCTACTTTATTAACCACTAAAACAACTGGTTTATTTGTTTTATATAACATATTTGCAACTTCTTGATCCGCTTGAGTAATTCCATCACGTGCATTAGTGACAAATACAATCACATCTGCTTCATCCATTGCAATTTCTGCTTGATGTTTAATTTGTTTCATGAATGGCTCATCACCAATTTCGATTCCACCTGTATCAATCACATTAAATTTACGTGTTAACCATTCTCCACTACTGTAAATACGATCACGTGTAATTCCTGGTTCATCCTCAACAATTGACACGCGCGATCCGATAATACGATTAAAAATTGTAGACTTACCAACGTTTGGTCGTCCAACGATTGCTACTACTGGTAATACCATGTTGCACCTTCTTTCATCTTTACACAAAAAATAAGTCGTTAATATTATAGTAGTTTTTAACTACTTTAGTCAAATTCTCATTTATGAATATAAAAAGGGGGAAAATCCCCCTTTTTATTAGTAGAACTTAGTCTTTATTATAGTAAGTTTTTTAAAGCCTCTCCAAATAAATCCCCTAATGTTTCATTTTCTACTTGTTCTTGTTGTTGCATGTATTTATTATATTCTTCGCGTTCTGCATCTTCTTTAATACGACGAATACTTAATTCTAATTTAAATTGGTTTGGTTCAAAACGCATCACTTTAACGTCTACCTCTTGTCCGATTGATAAAGCATCTTCAACACGAGTGATACGTTTTTCAACAATTTGATTCATTGGTAAGAAACCAACTACATCTTCATTGATTGCAATAAACGCACCTTTATCGTTAGCTGATTGTACTGTTCCAGTTATAACATCACCAGCTTTAATTGATAATTCTTTCCAAGGATTTGATTTTACTTGACGTAATGATAAACCTAAACGATGTTTTTTAGCATCTAATGAGATGATTTTAACCTCTACTTCATCTCCTACATTAACTAACGAAGCTAATGAGACATTAGGATTCCATGACGCTTCTGTATAATGACATAATCCTTCAATATATGGCGCCACTTTAATAAATGCCCCTAAATCAGTGATGGTTGTAATTGATCCTTTAACAACATCACCAACTTGATGTGGGAAAACAACCCATGGATCATCTTCTACTTTTTTAATTGATAACGCTAATCGTCGATTTTCATGATCTATCGCTAAAAGACGCACAGAAACACGTTTTCCTTCAGAAACGATATCTTCAAGCTTCGCTTTATGATCCCAAGATAATTCTGAAAGATGAACTAATCCTTCTACACCTTGAGCTACCTCAACAAAAGCCCCAAAGTCCATTAAACGTACAACTTCACCTTCAAGAACATCCCCTACTTGATGAGTTGATACGAACACTTCAAATGGTGTTGGTAAAACAGCTTTAATTGATAACTGTAGCTTAGTACCTTCAACCTTAATCACTTTTGCTTTTACCGTTTGACCAACCGTTAAAGCATCCTCTACTTTCGCAACCGGTAAATGAGAAATTTCAGAGATATGAACTAACCCTTCTAAAGCTCCAAAGCGAACAAATGCCCCATATTTTTCAATACGAACTACCGTTCCTTCTACTAAATCACCAACTGCTAACGTTGAAAATTGCTCATCACGTGCAACTTTTAATTGTTCAGCTACAACCATTTTACGAGAAACTTTAATCTTTTTATTACGTACATTAAGCTCTACGATTTGAACTTCGATCGTTTGACCCACGAACGATTCTAAATCCGAAACATATTTAACATCAATCATGTTAGCTGGTAAGAAAGCTTCCATTCCGATGTTAACAATTAAACCACCTTTAACAGCACGTTCAACAGTTGCTTCTAATTTTTCCCCTTTTTCAAAAGCCTCTTTTAATTCTTGGAATCGTTCATATTCAAGTAAAGCACGACGAGATAATAAGATTTGCTCATCATCTACTTTTTTAACCATCGCTTTAATTTTATCTCCAATTTTAACGATGTCTTTCGCTGATTCAACCTTTTCTAAGGATAATTCATTTAAATAAATGGTTCCTTCCGTTGCACCTTGAATATCAATCGTTACCTCTTGATTGGTTACACGAACAACTTCACCTTCGATGACATCATTAACAGATGGTAAATCAAAGTTTTCCATTGCTAAGACATCACCCATTGTCATTTCTTCGTGGTTAATCCCATCAAAATGTTTCATTATTTTTCCCCACCTTTTACAATATTTATAATAACCTCTATGACTTCATCAATTGTTAAGTTTGAAGTATCTACCACTACTGCATCTTCCGCTTTAACTAATGGTGAATGCTTTCTTGTTGAATCTAATTCATCGCGCGTTTGAATGTCACGCTTCAATGTTTCTAGATCACATGGGATATTTCGTTTTAAATTTTCATCATAACGACGTTGTGCACGAACTTCTACTGAAGCTGTCATAAAGATTTTATAGTCTGCGTCTGGTAACACATTTGTTCCAATATCACGACCATCCATAACGACATTATCCGTTTTTGCATATTCAATTTGACGACGCTTTAATTCATCACGTACAAATTTATGTGCTGAAACAGCCGAGACATTTTGTGAAACAATCGGTTGACGAATGTCTTCAGTGACATCCTCTCCATCTAAAAATACTTTCTTATCGTTTGTTAAACGAATTGTTGTATTTTCAAGCATTTTTGCAATAGTTTCTTCATCTTCAACACTAATATTATTATTTAATGCTTTTAATGTTACTGCTCGATACATAGCACCTGTATCGATATAAATATACCCTAACATTTGAGCTACTTTTTGTGCAATTGTACTTTTTCCTGCTGCCGCTGGTCCATCAATTGCGATTACTTTAGAACGAACCATATTATCACCTCAACTATCATTATTTTATCACACTATTTCATTTATAAACAACTACAAAATAGGGTTCACCCACCAATTATTGATTATATTTACAAAAATAAACTAAACAAAATCGAAACGTTTTCGACTTCGTTTAGTTTAGCGAATTTATTTTCTTTTATTGTAAAACAAAATAAATTAAAAGAGCTAATACTAAAACAACTACTGCCCATAATATCGGGTTAAATTTTTTAGATTCCGTACAATCATTTATCTTGTTTTGATTTTCATCTAATGACAGCTGATCATTCAATTTAATTTCTTCTTTTTTCTGATCAGAATAAAAAGCATCTAAATTAGCTTGTTTATGTTCAAAACGATGTTCTACTGATTCTTTTGAGATTGAGCTTTGTTTTAATTGATCAATGGCTTCATCTAAATTTACAGCAAGTGAGTTTGGCTCTGATCGCTCAATAACTTCCCATTCACAGTCATCTAAATCAACATCGGAGTTAAAAATTAACTCAATATTTTTATTAAAAATATCATCTTGATAATTTGAGTTTGATTTTTGTTCATTTTCAAGAATCTCACTAAAAATCGAACTAATACTTTCACTATCAGATTGTAAACGACGTAATCGACCATAATCATGTTGAACAAGAGCATCTAAATAATCTAAATCGGCATCTGCATCAAGCGCTAATTCTTCAAATGAATCTTCAAATGCAAATGATCCTAAATTAGGCTTGTTTATTTCAGATTTTTCTAACTCATTGTCTACTAATGAATCAATTCGAACAGATAATAATTCCTGCTCTAATTGCTCCCATTCACTGAAATCTTCACTTTTAATCATTTGGGTAATTTTTGAATATGTACGCGTCCCGTATTTATCTTGTAGTGTATTAATAATATCATTTGAGCGTTGACTTAAGTGCGTTTTGAATTCCTTTACCTCATCTTGATCCATTGACGATAACCCCTCGCTTGCCCCAAGAGTTGTTTTAATCATCTCATGTAGGCTAGACGTTTCAAGTGGTTCATCCTCTAGTTTTGATTCAAAGCTAGATACATTCGAATGAGATGGCGTTTTGTCTTGTTCACGAGGACTAAAATACAGTCGTCGTAATTCAGCATAATCCGCCTTTTGTTCCACCTCACTCACACTCCTTTTAAAAATTTTATATTTTTATCGACATTTTAATCGATTTATTTACTATTTTGTAAAAAAAACAAATAAGACTAAATAATTATATCACAAATTCAATTTATTTAGAGTATTAAATTTGAATTTTTTTATCTTTTTAGTTTATAATAATTCGTATAATTCATATGAATTATATGTAATTAAAAACTAAATCCTGTGAAGGGGGACAAAACAATGGCAAAATTCACAATTGTTTCAAAAGATGAGTGCATCGCTTGTGGTGCATGTGGTGCTGTAGCTCCAGATGTATTTGGTTATGACGATGAAGGATACGCAGAAAACGTATTCTCAGGAGATAACAACACTGGGACTGTTGAAATTGAAGCTAGCTTAGAAGCTGATGTTATGGACGCAGCAGAAGGTTGCCCAACTGAAGCAATCAAGGTTCAAGACTCACCTTTTAACTAATTTTTCCAACTCCTACTTAATTATGTAGGAGTTGTTTTAATTTTATTCAAAAAAAGAGCGATTAGATTTACTAATCGCTCTTTTTTTTAAAATTGTCGCATTTTTGTAAAGCGTAATTTTGGTTTTTCTTTTTTATCATTAGCCATTGAAATTAATGTTTTAATCTCATGTGGTGTTAATGGACGGAATTCTCCTGCTGGTAATCCAACAACATCAATATTTCCAAATTGCTCACGACGTAATTTTTTCACTGGGAACCCAATCGCATCAAACATTTTTTTTACTTGATGATAGCGTCCTTCATGAATCACTAATCGCACTAAAGACGATTGGTTCTTTTTATCAACCGAAATTAGCTGTGCTGTTGCTGGTTTTGTTTGATAATTATCAATTTTAACTCCACGTGCTAATGGCTTTAAACTTTCTTGTGTGACGATCCCTTTGACACGTGCTAAATAAACTTTATCAATTTCACCACTTGGATGCATCATTTTATTAGCGAAATCACCGTCGTTTGTTAATAATAAAACACCTG of the Turicibacter sp. TJ11 genome contains:
- a CDS encoding stage VI sporulation protein F; the protein is MFDNLFGRFGKDVNVNQAELFNIADQATEMDLKNEKQVRALIQSVGAMVGRKVDQSVEDQLTKMIIDGDVPTDMDQLLKMMM
- a CDS encoding NAD(P)H-dependent glycerol-3-phosphate dehydrogenase, encoding MTKNITVIGAGSWGTALAQVLCDNKNNVTLYDLNQDVVNDINQNHQNSRFFADITLPSSLVATTNLKEALKEAQLILLSVPTKVMRDVLKSINQELDHQVMIINASKGIEPGTHKRVSEIVKEEIDPNYLEAFVALTGPSHAEEVIERAVTTVTCASTVAEKANIIQEMFNNQYFRVYRVDDLIGVEIGGSIKNVIALAAGIIAGLGYGDNAKAALITRGLVEIKRLGTAVGAKEETFSGLSGLGDLIVTCTSVHSRNWQAGYKIGSGSDLQEAIDSMTMVVEGVRTCQATYEMIQSLQIEMPIVETVYGVIFNKLDPRDAIAQLMMRDMKPEFY
- the der gene encoding ribosome biogenesis GTPase Der, coding for MVLPVVAIVGRPNVGKSTIFNRIIGSRVSIVEDEPGITRDRIYSSGEWLTRKFNVIDTGGIEIGDEPFMKQIKHQAEIAMDEADVIVFVTNARDGITQADQEVANMLYKTNKPVVLVVNKVDDVNFKEQIYEFYSLGLGDPIATSAVHGIGFGDMLDQIVLNMPEKKGMEYDEDVTKFCLIGRPNVGKSSLTNAILGEERVIVSDIAGTTRDAIDTEFTKDGQKYVVIDTAGMRKRGKVYETTEKYSVLRALSAIDRSDVCLIVIDAAKGLIEQDKRVAGYAHEAGKAVVIVVNKWDAIEKTDKTMKEWEDLIRTDMAFLDYAPIVFLSALTKRRLHTLFEPLNLAAENHKKRVVTHVLNDVIMDAVAMNPTPTHNGQRLRVYYATQVSTQPPTFVIFVNDPELLHFSYKRYLENCLRQAFGFEGTPIHIIARNRD
- a CDS encoding S1 RNA-binding domain-containing protein, with translation MKHFDGINHEEMTMGDVLAMENFDLPSVNDVIEGEVVRVTNQEVTIDIQGATEGTIYLNELSLEKVESAKDIVKIGDKIKAMVKKVDDEQILLSRRALLEYERFQELKEAFEKGEKLEATVERAVKGGLIVNIGMEAFLPANMIDVKYVSDLESFVGQTIEVQIVELNVRNKKIKVSRKMVVAEQLKVARDEQFSTLAVGDLVEGTVVRIEKYGAFVRFGALEGLVHISEISHLPVAKVEDALTVGQTVKAKVIKVEGTKLQLSIKAVLPTPFEVFVSTHQVGDVLEGEVVRLMDFGAFVEVAQGVEGLVHLSELSWDHKAKLEDIVSEGKRVSVRLLAIDHENRRLALSIKKVEDDPWVVFPHQVGDVVKGSITTITDLGAFIKVAPYIEGLCHYTEASWNPNVSLASLVNVGDEVEVKIISLDAKKHRLGLSLRQVKSNPWKELSIKAGDVITGTVQSANDKGAFIAINEDVVGFLPMNQIVEKRITRVEDALSIGQEVDVKVMRFEPNQFKLELSIRRIKEDAEREEYNKYMQQQEQVENETLGDLFGEALKNLL
- the cmk gene encoding (d)CMP kinase; its protein translation is MVRSKVIAIDGPAAAGKSTIAQKVAQMLGYIYIDTGAMYRAVTLKALNNNISVEDEETIAKMLENTTIRLTNDKKVFLDGEDVTEDIRQPIVSQNVSAVSAHKFVRDELKRRQIEYAKTDNVVMDGRDIGTNVLPDADYKIFMTASVEVRAQRRYDENLKRNIPCDLETLKRDIQTRDELDSTRKHSPLVKAEDAVVVDTSNLTIDEVIEVIINIVKGGEK
- a CDS encoding ferredoxin, coding for MAKFTIVSKDECIACGACGAVAPDVFGYDDEGYAENVFSGDNNTGTVEIEASLEADVMDAAEGCPTEAIKVQDSPFN
- a CDS encoding pseudouridine synthase, which translates into the protein MERLQKVIAHAGVASRRKAEQLILEGKVTVNDKVVRELGVKVTGKEKIEVEGIPLQREKKVYYVLHKPRGYVSTVSDEKNRRTVLDFFKDKVSERLYPVGRLDYDTSGVLLLTNDGDFANKMMHPSGEIDKVYLARVKGIVTQESLKPLARGVKIDNYQTKPATAQLISVDKKNQSSLVRLVIHEGRYHQVKKMFDAIGFPVKKLRREQFGNIDVVGLPAGEFRPLTPHEIKTLISMANDKKEKPKLRFTKMRQF